The following proteins come from a genomic window of Yinghuangia sp. ASG 101:
- a CDS encoding acyl-CoA dehydrogenase family protein, whose amino-acid sequence MSQGRPLADCTDAEEATEHVRAWVAATVPCTWREAAERGGPSAVRTVRTRDEYRAWYPRFAASGLVVPQWPLEYGGLDWSRPLAAAAERELRPYHLPRLNPLGLNLTAAALFAHGTHEQRLRFLPRIAANEEVWCQLFSEPGAGSDLASLATRAERDGDGWRITGQKVWTTWAHLADFGVLLARTDPDVPKRDGITYFLVDMRQPGVDVRPLRHIGGEVDFNEVFLDGAHVPDTQRIGAVGDGWRVARATLSGERQMVAGSGSGGVDRIGGTGTTRLIRLARERSAAGLPYGWDDADTRHRLVGLWCEEQIRSWTNARVRAGLRTGLPPGPESSVGKVHGSELNQRIQATAALMLGPGATAWDGDREDYAGAMPPEVRGMLRSRANTIEGGTSEVNKNVIAERVLRLPKEADPWEGRPWREVPRG is encoded by the coding sequence ATGAGCCAGGGCAGGCCGTTGGCCGACTGCACGGACGCGGAGGAGGCCACCGAGCACGTGCGCGCGTGGGTCGCGGCGACGGTGCCCTGCACGTGGCGTGAGGCGGCGGAGCGGGGCGGCCCGAGCGCGGTGCGGACCGTGCGGACGCGGGACGAATACCGCGCGTGGTACCCGCGGTTCGCCGCGAGCGGTCTGGTCGTCCCGCAATGGCCGCTCGAGTACGGCGGGTTGGACTGGTCCCGTCCTCTCGCGGCGGCGGCGGAGCGGGAGTTGCGCCCGTACCACCTGCCGCGCCTCAACCCCCTCGGGCTGAACCTCACCGCCGCGGCGCTGTTCGCGCACGGCACACACGAGCAACGCCTGCGCTTCCTCCCGAGGATCGCCGCCAACGAGGAGGTGTGGTGCCAGCTCTTCAGCGAGCCCGGCGCGGGCAGCGACCTCGCCTCGCTCGCCACCCGCGCGGAACGCGACGGCGACGGCTGGCGGATCACCGGGCAGAAGGTGTGGACGACCTGGGCGCACCTCGCCGACTTCGGCGTGCTGCTCGCCCGCACCGACCCGGACGTGCCCAAGCGCGACGGGATCACGTACTTCCTCGTCGACATGCGCCAGCCCGGCGTCGACGTGCGCCCGCTCAGGCACATCGGCGGGGAAGTCGACTTCAACGAGGTCTTCCTCGACGGCGCCCACGTGCCCGACACCCAGCGGATCGGCGCGGTCGGGGACGGCTGGAGGGTCGCCCGCGCGACGCTCTCCGGGGAACGCCAGATGGTCGCCGGGTCGGGCTCGGGCGGCGTCGACCGCATCGGCGGCACCGGCACCACCCGGCTCATCCGCCTCGCCCGCGAGCGCTCCGCGGCCGGGCTGCCGTACGGCTGGGACGACGCGGACACCCGGCACCGGCTGGTCGGGCTGTGGTGCGAGGAGCAGATCCGCTCCTGGACCAACGCCCGCGTCCGCGCGGGCCTGAGGACCGGGCTCCCCCCGGGCCCCGAGTCGTCGGTCGGCAAGGTGCACGGCTCCGAACTGAACCAGCGCATCCAGGCCACCGCCGCGCTCATGCTCGGCCCGGGTGCCACGGCCTGGGACGGTGACCGGGAGGACTACGCCGGCGCCATGCCCCCCGAGGTGCGCGGCATGCTGCGCAGCCGCGCCAACACCATCGAGGGCGGCACCAGCGAGGTGAACAAGAACGTGATCGCCGAACGCGTCCTCCGCCTGCCGAAGGAGGCCGACCCCTGGGAGGGCAG